The genomic window AGTTGAGGTTGCAATCTTGATGATCTCAGTTCTTAAAGCATGTGTTGCATTATCCAACTGAATCGTGTTCCAAAGGTCCAGCCCCATGTAGAGGTCGAAATTCGGAACCGATCTCAACCCATCGTAGTTCCCATACATGAAGGAAGCTCGAACTATGTATCTTAAGCCTGAAGTCAAGGGCCCCAAACTGTAACAGTTCCTTGTGTATTGTGGGAAGCTTCTTACTGTTTGGTAGATCTGAGCAATACTGCTAGTCAAATAGTCTGAAGAGATTTGCTTGGCAACTCCACTGGAAATGTACGAACTGTCGGAGGTATAAAACAGGCCAATATTGCTCTTGTAGCTTGCGTTATCTGGAGCGCCACAATCCAGACTGATGAAACCTGAACAATGAAAGCGGGAAAGTTTGCTGAACCAGAATAATGAGGTACTTGtctcaatttcatttaaaaaaactCCGTTTGGAAGTCTTGAAGCCCCGTGAGTTGTTTGGGGGCTTCCGTTTCTGTTGGTTTAAAAGCAATGCTGAAATAAGGGGTTGTCCAGGTTGAGGAGATTGGCAGAAAATTAATGTATGCAGGAGTTAAAGTTTACATTTTCATTGCAATCAAACACCTTATAtatgtttcttgttttctaaCGCGATAGAACCTAAGTTACCTAACACCCTGTTCTGTAGTGGGCCTGTTCAGTAAAAACCTCCTCTTAAGGGCGGAGAGTGCGCTTACCTTCTTGTGCTCCTACTCGAAGATAGAAGGCAGCACAAAGTAGCAGAAAGAAGCAGTCCCATGTACCCATCACGGTCCAGGAGTGTCGTCTTCTTTTGACTGGAtggatggaatgaaaaggaTTTTAATgaagggaaaggaaggaaagaaaagaaaagacacaTTAGCTCCTTGCTGCTATGAGATATTAGACATGTCTCTTCGCCTCCCCACACCAATATATCAAAGGCACACACTGGTGGAATGATGTACCCATTGCAAGTCAACGTGCTCGTAAAGCTGTTAGGTTTACGTGACAGGCAGTATAATCAAGCTAGCGTTTACCAAGTTGCAAACTAAGTCTTCAATTTCCAAATAACTGAGAACAAGTTTTGCCAATTAGATATTTGTAGGTGACTCCGATTTACTCACGGAGTGACGGCCATATCTGGCTTATTCCTGACATGGGCATGCCACTACAGGCTAAAATCACTACATTATTGAAAGGCTGTTAATAGTATTTGACCGGACATTAACATAATTTAAAGGTATatatagactttttttttttaatggtagtTAGAGAAGTCATTCAAGCACGGCAGGTTATTCATAATTACCAGTCAACAAAGTCTTTCAGCCATAGCTAGTGTGAGGTATTCCCGagttaggaaaaaaaaaacgctcTGGGGTTCATTTTGCATGATGCAATCTTATGCGAGAGCCATTTTCATTCAATTAATATAACCAATAtgatccaattttttggatcCAGGGCTTCGATCTGGAACACACTTCAACACAACGATCCAGATCAGGATGGTTAAGAGAACAGTCTTTAATGAAGATTTCCAACCTCCACAGTTAGTCTCCTCGACTaagtggagccagaaatttaagTTGGGACGCACGTTACATGTtaataagggaaaaaaaaattacataattaTCACGTCCAGACTAAGGAAGTACAACCTGTCCAAAGTTGACGTTTGAATCTGACAGGAACTATTGCACGTCAGTTTATTATGTCTGGGACATATGTGGGCTTGTGTAGGCTTGCAGTTGCCTAGCCAGTCCCAAAAATtgtatttatttacatattggttgttTCCAGCTATTtgcatttacatattggttgttTCCAGCTATTTGCTTACGTGTACATCGGTGTCCCTCATTTGCTTAATGCCTCTCAAACgtttcattatttatttgaaGGGCCTCAAATTTTCTTCAACTAGTGCCCTATACCCAAAATCCACTGGACATACCATTTGTATAGGCGTATAGGCATAGAAGCATTTATTTCTTGAATCTACCAAAAAACACAGCATATTCAATCCCACCAAAAATCTAATTTGGAATGAATGAGTTATCGATCTCATGTATGACTTATCACAAGTTATCTCTTGGTACGTTCTTCAAATAAACCCAATTCCTGGCTATAACTAACGGGCACATCTTGATGGAATGGCCGGatatgaaattgagcacaattttgcTAAGAAATAACCCACTTGTTTCTCAAGAAAATTGTGCTTAAAAACCCCTCACTCCTTGAAAAAATCTGGCAAGGGAAACTCGCTGGCAGTTGGGGCCTCCCAACCCTTTAGTCAAAAGGAATGAATATAAGAAATAATAGAACGCTCcttgagaaaaatgttattctgatttttatttttctttagacTAGTGCAGATgtgccaagaaaaaaaaaatgtgttcttgaAGATGTGCTCTTGGACTTCTGTCCTACAATACATAAATTTTTCGGAATCCTCTATTAAAATCCTCAATAAAGGGCTCTAGGCAGCCAAATAATTTCGTGTTCTTCACCAAAGAAAGGACTCGATCCAATTAAACAAGATCTCCATTCTCCACTGCAAACTTAGACTTGACATGTCGCCGTCCAGTTTGAGGGGGAATAAAAGAGATCATGGTGTGATCATGTTGAATATGAAGATGATCCCAGTAAATCATGAAGCCATTAATATAGCTGATAATGAAGATCAAGGATATTGGCCTGCATATATCAAGATGAGAAGCAGAGGAATGGTACGGCAGCTATAAAATTTTATGGAAGTTTTCATCGTGTGAGATGTCCATTGTGACCGTTCCTTTAACGAGCATTCCTTAGAAATGGTTGTAAAGTTCCCCATAAATATGAGGAGCTTGAACTGTGGAGTCTAAGGCTCATGGTGGCCTTCCGTGGTCATGTAACCTTtatctattatttttatttttcaacaataGAAAGGTCAAATTTCCTGCTTCCTagtaaaaaactaaaagagtTATAGAAGCagtattctttctctctctctataaatgGGTTCAGAGATCTCCAGCACACTCAAGTAGTATAATTTCTAATTGTTTATTCagtttcttaatttcttttccctATGAAAGGTATGCTTAGTGGTTTACTTCCAATTGAAGTAATTGAAGCTCTTCGTTTACTTCCAATCATCAACCTGAAGCCCATTTTCTGATAGTTGAGAGCTGATGCCTCAGAGTCGGTTATGTTTCTCTCTTCGTTATCATCAAGTATAGGATCAAGATGTTCCTCCTTTAATGACGGTTGCTGCTTAGAAAAATTTGGATGAAGTGCCAGGTAATGTTTTTAAAGGAAAGCTCATCAATTTCAAAGTTTTGTCATGGAAGTGATGAAATAATGATGCTCTTTCCCCACTCAAGGTGGCATTATCAACAATCTGAAAGCTACCTCTCTTAGGGCAGCAACGCGGAGAGAACAACATCAATATGCCATCAAGCTAAAACAATTAGTTTCTTGCCGTATAGATTGTAAGATGATCAGGGTGGGAACTTCAAATAGTGGTAAAAAATATTCATCTTTAAGCACTTCGAGTAGGATATTGCTTGTCTTCACATCCCTGTGTATGAGGTCGCCGCAGTCTGCATAAACTTCCTTCACTTCCAGCTTAGTGCTAAGCAGAGTCCcacaaaattgtttttcttcttgttgctctGTTTTGTCAATTCTAACCTCAGATTCCTTGAGTGTGAGTCGCCTTGTCACGAGGTTGCACTATGTCAAACACTGAagcaatgaaaagaaaagaaaacatgaaaagtttCATTTCTGGGCTTACTTAGCGCTTGAACTTTGAAGGAAACCACGTTTTGTGatttatttgaagaaaattATGTTGAAGAGCGTAAGAAACGAAAGAAGTTACATATGAGTTttaacctcaaaaaaaaaatgtatgtaaattttaagaaatttcacttgttttatataaaaaaatttgaaaaatgatatttcggcgttagttaaaatttagaaactttaattcggcccccctcataaaaaaattatagctTTGCCTCTACTCACAGCTACTCGTGATGTGAAAATCAATGCATTTCCCATACATTCAACATATCTGAGCCTTAATTTGACAATTCAGCCACATGAATAGTTCAATGTGTCTATCAATGCTTGATGCAGAGATGTGGATCATCCAAGCATGTTACAATGGCATGTTCCTCTTGTTGGAACGTGAGTTTGAAACCATGAAGAGTATAAAAGGAGCGATTCAGGTGAGATGAGATGTAATGTAGATCCAACTTTCTATTTACACTAGTGAGATCTGGCATTTAGTCAACCCCATCAACTGATCCATAATACAAAGATTGCCCGCTGTCCAACAACAAGCCAACTGGCAAAATTTGGGTTTGGAGCGTTATCTAGGTTTGAATTGATTCAATATTGAAACCCGCCATGTCGATGGTCGTAATTGTTTGCATGTATGAGATTGGCTCGAGAATGGCAAGTCACGCTCCAACACAAATTGACTGTTTGTCGGCAAATTAGGGTTGGTGGCCCCAGGCTGCGCATCCTTCCTTCCTACCaaacagtcaaaacatttgacTGAGTGCTGCAGAGTGAATTAAAATCAACTCACTCAAATCATGGGAAAACACTTCagcattttaaaatattttatttttattttttttaaaggaaaggaGTAAGAAAGATCGCCACAACGATccgatatttttattttgaacgTTATTctgtatttctttattttcaagtaCATATCACTTGAAATAccttgttttgtgttttttttctagACGGAGGttcaaatttcataaattaCACAAAACAGGTTCCAAGTTAAACttattagaaatgaaaagtttaccGTCAAGAATGTTGAAGTAGACCCATTTATTTGCATTTAATAGTGTCTAACAACCGAACGCGGTGCAAAAAAATTTCGGCCATTCGTACTGCAATTAAGCCTATCCAGAATCCACGCCGGTTTTTCTGGCAAAAGTAATTTTCAGATGTTACTTGTCGCAATGCATTGAGAAAGGTGTTATGGTTTCTCAAATGTGGCAGAAGATGTGCACGGATTGATGAAACGTCCCGGTATCATTATTTCATTATCAGAATTAATTGTGTATGTTGCACCTCATTGCACCTAACCACTTTTCGGCAAGCACCTGTGTCACAAGTGAGGAAGCTCTGCCTGCATAGTGAGACGGCTCGGCGACTGGTGGTTCTATTCCTTCGCGTCATGGTGACTGCTAGccggaagaagaaaaaaaggttgaagTCCTACCTCGGCGGGGCACTCCCGGATTTTGGCAATCTAATTATCCAAAAACCTAATCTAATTCTCTAAAACCAAATGCATAGAAGAGCAACATGAAATAAATTGGATTTTAGGTGTGGAtatggtaaaaaagaaaagccgGAAACTGAACTATAATTTCAACTGAacgttctttcttcattttctcttgtaTTGGTTGCTTTATATAAGAATAACATGCTATAAGAACGGTGCCTTTATAGTaacaagaaaagcaaataaaatggAATAAAAGTATGTGTACTTCATAGGTAGGTATTCTTCCACAACTACAATAACTAAAAAGAAAGATcatcaagaagaaaagcaattttATGTGGTTCGGCATGAAAGCCTACATTCACGACGAAGAAGACTGGTGTTTTACTCACTATTGAAGTATATAATATCGTGAGATGCTTCCCATTCTTAATATTTTTCcacaatgagaaagaaaaggccTAAAAGGGAAGGAGATAATTTTGTTAAGAGATAAAGCAATAAGTCAACGTAAAAGTCTTCATCTCCAGCTCAACTTCAATGGTTCCTTTCTTGATATTTTGCTGAACCAGATCTCTTAGAAATGAATGTAATAATCTCCTTCTCAAGAAACTCGCCACAAGAATATCTACTTTAAAattagagtagattcatgaaacacttatgAAACACTTAGACagtatttttaaaaccaaacagCCCTAAAGCCCTAAagtgtatttttcttttgtggagaACTGGATCTATGGTCCTAGTAGACATGTAGCTATCGAACATGTTGGCTCTATTCACTCTTTTGCAGGTTATGCATTGTTTATCATCGATTTAACAATCAAAGGCCTCCCGTTCTGATACCATATAAATACGTGTGAAAGCAGTGAAAAAGGTAGAATTTCATGCCTCTTCCTTATATACTAGAAGGATTCTGAGATAATTTTAACGATTTGTGATAAAATATTTCACACGTTGCTTCACTATCTATCCCATAAATGCAAACACCACATCtccaccaaaccatgcaaaaaTGTTGTGTGATGTTTTGCAACGTACGCACTTTTAGGTAAACTCGCTACATAGAGGTTAGCCATAAGGATCTCAATGATCTCGTGGCTGCAAAATATATCCAAGGACCATTCTGATATTTCTTTCAATACAAGGGCCTCCTCAGCATTATTCAtcccaaaagaaaaggacaattcTGATGCAAACGGGACTGGTAGAAAAGAAGCGCAAAAATGAGACGCAAATCGTTCCAACTCACATGAGTTAGTTTGATAGAAGAGAAGAACCGACAAACAAGATGTAAATCACGTCGATATCAACTATCCCGTGCTAGTTGAAATTGGCTTCGTTTCTAGATCTTAATGGTCACGGGTATGAAATGATGGTGCCCCTATAAGCATCAGTGAGATATTAAGGTTGGCAAGCACTTCAACATTGAAGGGATAGGCTTCAGTTTGGAGATCTGACGAATACGCTTTTGTCGACAGGTGCATGTAAAGCTCTTCTGTGGGGTGAGACCCATCGTAATAGGCATAGATGCTCCTATCTGGGCATGGTTCTGTTCCTTCAACACATAATGGCCTTATTCCATCGGGATCGGCGAAGCAGCAACTTCCATTGGTCACCTTTAATCCTAAGATAGCAGGAAAATTTTCTTGGTTAGAAACTTGTTTATATGTAACAGCTCTAGTGCATGATTTACCATTTTTACGTACTTTTGGTAGTGTCCAAGTCCAAGTTAAATATATTCAGATAATGTGCTAAACTGCATTGTTTAATGTCCATGCACATGCATGGATCAGCATAATTTAAATTGATCATAAACAAGTTAGATTTATATGGTGTTCTGGAATATATTAAATGAACAAAAGATTGCATACTGTAAGTAGTTGGATCATTGATTATCTCATTGATGATTCCCGACGTGTTGATGTAGACAAAAGAAAATCCCGGCAAGTCCTCACTTAGATTTTCTAGAGCGGGCCTGAGTGCGTTGTTGAACAAAGTGGATCCCTCATTTAGTAAATCCACACATGATCCATTGTTCTGACGCTTAAAAAAAGGAGCACAACCAGCCTGCGGGAGATTAAAGACCACGAATTTTCGTGCCCCAAAGTCATATGCTCTCTGTAGAatagaatagaagaaaaagtaaGATAACAACAGATATAAGGAGACTATATTGGCCGAAGAAATGAGCAATTTCTCAGTTAATTAAGGTCAAGGTGTGTGGTGGGAACTGTGCCAAATACGTGTTCTCATGAAGTAGGTATGGACTTCATGAACTAAAGCAGCCCGCTTCAAGCATCTTttaggagagacagagagagtacCGTGAGGAGGTTGGTGTAATTTCGAATGAGCAATTCTGTTAGGCTCTGCAAGTCACACTCTGCAGCCACGCCTGATGATGTGGTGCAGTTTGCCATGTAATCGCCTCCaccaatgaagaaaaagaatatactCTGAGAGAGATAGGAAGAGAGTGCAAAGCTCCCATTCAATTGAGATTTCAGATCCGGTAGTGTTGTTTCCCCAAAGTTCGCAATTTGGTGGCTCAAAGATATGACATGTTGCTGCAAAgaattttcacattttgttaAGGTAGGAAACCTGAACTATGGTGATATATTATCTTAGTTACGTGTTCTTTTCTTCCTAACTAGCATCTCATCTTGTTTGTACGTCTCAAGGAATATATTAGCTAGCATGGTACTTCTTTGTAAAAAAGTAAGTTGGCAGCGACTCATCTTTTGCTAGAAACAAAGATTGATCTGCTTACACTTTGGCGAGTAGAATCAAGGATCCCCGCACCATCAGAGGCATAGTTTACTCCGGCGAGAATGGAGCTTCCTCTGGTTTGAGGGTCGTAGAAAACCGGCAGTAAATGAGGCAACCCCAGCAACAGTCCCAGTAAGTCAGCCGGGGTTTTTCCATTGGTGCACCTACCTGTAACACCCGATGGGAAATCTACCCCATACGGAAAGTAGTTGCATTTCGCGGCTGTATCCAAAAAAACGTTGTTCCCAGCTTCAACGATTGAATCCCCGAATACGAACATTGCTTGGACATTGCTTTCAGTAGTCGCTGTGGAGAATATGGAGAAAATGAACAAGATCGAGAAGAGAGTCAACATGCTGCTTGGAAGGCAGGCGAAGGAAATTAAGTGGTGGCAGTTCCTTGGGTTTTCCCTGCAACCGGCTTTCCCTCTTAAAGGTTTATTAAACCTTCCTCTCAACAAACATTCACCTTAGCTCGTGACTGATAAGTGGCACTTCAGCTCAAACTGACTGTTTGTTTGCAAATCAAGGCTGGTGGCCCCACGCTGCGTGTCCTTGTTGAGAGAAAGATACGTGCGCCAGCGCAATAAAGGAAGGGAGTCCATTTTGGTAATTTACTAAAATTATCTTTTACCaacctttttacttttttttttcaatttcagttttgtctttttatttgtttttagaTCTGAACTATGAATATTTTAGTCATTGACCATACGGCACATGAAAATAATGCACGAGTGTGACACATATAACCAGGTTAGGTTCTCACTACCTAACGTGGAAACATCTGTTTCCACTCACCGCAAAGTGAATTAATATCCACTCACTTGAATATATCATGgtaaatatatacataatgaatatcaatttgTGGTATTTGTACCTGAATAAATGCGGTAGATGCCATCTTTGCTTAGCACCCtgtaatcacctcaaattttttcaaagacTTTTACCAAAACACAAAACTTTAATCAAAGTTATATCAAGTCATGTGGGGGACAGTGCATAATTCCCTTTCATTGAGCAGAGTTGATTTTTGCCAATGGTAAGAGAGTTTAATTGCATGGCAAACGATTGTTGTGTTGTATGAGTAGACAATGTAATTGTCAAGCTGcaacttttcaaataaaaatctgtCTATGAAGCCTCAAGGGCATAGTACAACCAGGCCATAATATGGTTCACATTCAAAGGGTTCAAGGTTCAAATACTATTGCAACGTTTTTATATGTTATTCTTGTTGAATGTAAACTGTGGGAAACATGACACTCAAGTGAAGGGTATACTGTAAGTTTACCCAAGCAAGTCAAAACATTGGATGCATAATGGCTTGGCATTTGGGGCTCTACGTAGAAAACAATTTCCTCAagtaaacaatttaaaaaaaaaaaagcctttgCATGAAGTTCTATTAATCTGTTTTTTGAAGCCATGAAAGGTACCAGTTATTGGAAGGAATGCCAgtggtttgaatttgaatcagttaTACTCTTTACATATCAAATACTTTACTGACGTGCACTCATTCCTAGtagaaattggatttgaatatgaacgaAAAAATTACTCAATCCAAAGTGATCCAAATCCGTTTTAAGTTCACAACTGAACCCAAATCAAGACTTTTAAAACTAAACTTAGATGAGCTGCACTGCTATATATTAAGAACCGACTTTCAGAAATTAATGGAAATTAGatgtaagatatttatttaaattgaatCGGAATTAGaaaggatatttatttaaattcagATCTTAATCCgctgattggatgtcattttttaaaatttttatctgatgccgatttcttaattgaatgttaaaatttttagctatatctgctttttttcaaatggtttggttggatgtCAGACCCGAATATGAATTTATCGACATTCTTATAGTTTGTCCTTCAAACATGTTTATCGACATCCTGATAACTTGTAAGACAAGTGTCGGGAATGCAGTCACTGGTGTCAAGATTTCAATACTGTTGCAATGGAGAAACTGTTGAGTGGTTGATAGAATGAGAGAAATAAGGTGAACGagggagaaagaacaagaatatTAGGGTAGGAagggagaaagaacaagaatatTATTGTAATGTGCCAAAGTAGCTACTTGCAATGCAAGTTTGCACTGTGTTGTGATGCTAGGTCAAAGTTTGGTGTTATGTAGTAAAATAGATTAAATAAATGTCACTATCAAACAATGCCTTAACATAGTATTGGACCCATAATGACTAAAAGAGTCcctaaaaaaattatggtaTGTCTACTTTGAGGATATGTTTTGCCCTAACGAGACTCATTCACTCAACTCACATTGGGGATAACTTGTGAGCCAAATCAGGATGGCCGAGCACACTTTTGAGTGCCCATATATGCACTCAATGTGAGCAGTTGCACCTAATGTAAGCTTTTCTGCTGTTGAGCATCGATTCAACCAGGTTAAATACTGTGACTAAGACAAGAAAAGGCAGTGGACAAGAAACtagaatattttaaaatttaaaaatgcacTAACCTTTCAATTAAGATGAGAAAATTTTGTTATACAAGAAGAAGAGTTCAACGAAGGCCTCAAAGAAAGTCTCGTTGAGATTGTTAAAATCAGATCCTTACGAGGTAGCACAGATACTTTTTGAGTGTCCCATAAATCTGCTTTAAaatttgaagcagattcatataacaataGTTCTAGTGTTTGATGAACCTGTCCCAATTTATAGGACAAATTCTTTACACTCACAAAATGTCTCTGCTGCTAAAAAAAGGGTCTTCAAACTGATCCCACTTATTGCCTTCTATAGGCACCATCCAACTGATCTATTATACCCCAATATAACTCGCTAGATTCAAGATAGCCGACCAGCAACTGCTATGTTGCATTTCTAACCCAACCCAAATACAAGCAGGACTAAAGCTGGTTACCTAAGATGGGTGTCCCCTGTGCACTAAAAAATGATGCACTACAATGAGAATGACCAAAGTACCCctattaaataataataataataataacttttttaaaagagtaaaaaagaattttaaaaggtgaaaaatctaaaatgtcCACTTCCTTtaataaaaactacaaaaatacCCGCCTCTTAATTAGAATTTGTATTTCAATATGAACAAACTTNNNNNNNNNNNNNNNNNNNNNNNNNNNNNNNNNNNNNNNNNNNNNNNNNNNNNNNNNNNNNNNNNNNNNNNNNNNNNNNNNNNNNNNNNNNNNNNNNNNNAGTGATTCAGGTGAGATGAGATCTATTGTAGATCCAACTTTCTATTTATTAGTGAGGTCTGGCATTTCGCCAACCAAATCGGCTGATCCATAATACAAAGATTGCCTGCGGTCCAACAACAAGCCAAGTAGcaaaattttgggtttggattttgTGTCGCAATTGTTTGCATGTATGAGATTGGCTCGAGAATGGCAAGTCACTCCAGCACAAATTGGCTGTTTGTCGGCAAATTAGGGTTGGTGGCCCCAGGCTGCGCATCCTTCTTCCTACCAAAAAGTGGAAACATTGGACTGAGTGCTGCAAGTGAATTAATATCAACTCACTCAAATCATGGTAAAACACTTCagcattttaaaatattttaattttcttttatgaaaaggaaaagaggaagaaagattACCACAACGATgcgatatttttattttgcacgttattttgtatttctttattttcaagtaTATATCACTTGAAATACATTCTTTTGTGTTGGTTTTTCTAGACGGAGGTTCAAATGTCATAAATTACACGAAACTGGTTCCAAGTTAAATTTATTAGAAATGAGAAGTTTACCGTACCTCAAGAACGTTGAACTACAACCATTTATTTGCATTTAATAGCGTCTACCAACCTACGCGGTGCAAAAGAATTTTCTGCCATTCGTACCGCATAAGCCTATTCAGAATCCA from Nymphaea colorata isolate Beijing-Zhang1983 chromosome 6, ASM883128v2, whole genome shotgun sequence includes these protein-coding regions:
- the LOC116255515 gene encoding GDSL esterase/lipase At1g71691-like isoform X2, translated to MLTLFSILFIFSIFSTATTESNVQAMFVFGDSIVEAGNNVFLDTAAKCNYFPYGVDFPSGVTGRCTNGKTPADLLGLLLGLPHLLPVFYDPQTRGSSILAGVNYASDGAGILDSTRQSQHVISLSHQIANFGETTLPDLKSQLNGSFALSSYLSQSIFFFFIGGGDYMANCTTSSGVAAECDLQSLTELLIRNYTNLLTRAYDFGARKFVVFNLPQAGCAPFFKRQNNGSCVDLLNEGSTLFNNALRPALENLSEDLPGFSFVYINTSGIINEIINDPTTYRLKVTNGSCCFADPDGIRPLCVEGTEPCPDRSIYAYYDGSHPTEELYMHLSTKAYSSDLQTEAYPFNVEVLANLNISLMLIGAPSFHTRDH
- the LOC116255515 gene encoding GDSL esterase/lipase At1g71691-like isoform X1, with amino-acid sequence MLTLFSILFIFSIFSTATTESNVQAMFVFGDSIVEAGNNVFLDTAAKCNYFPYGVDFPSGVTGRCTNGKTPADLLGLLLGLPHLLPVFYDPQTRGSSILAGVNYASDGAGILDSTRQSQHVISLSHQIANFGETTLPDLKSQLNGSFALSSYLSQSIFFFFIGGGDYMANCTTSSGVAAECDLQSLTELLIRNYTNLLTRAYDFGARKFVVFNLPQAGCAPFFKRQNNGSCVDLLNEGSTLFNNALRPALENLSEDLPGFSFVYINTSGIINEIINDPTTYRLKVTNGSCCFADPDGIRPLCVEGTEPCPDRSIYAYYDGSHPTEELYMHLSTKAYSSDLQTEAYPFNVEVLANLNISLMLIGAPSFHTRDH